The following proteins come from a genomic window of Acomys russatus chromosome 17, mAcoRus1.1, whole genome shotgun sequence:
- the Ankrd54 gene encoding ankyrin repeat domain-containing protein 54: MAATGGGADDESRSGRSSSDGECAVAPEPLAEAGGLFSFADLGAALGGGAGLPGRAAGRAQSPLRYLQVLWQQDSEPRDELRCKIPAGRLRRAARPHRRLGPTGKEVHALKRLRDSANANDVETVQQLLEDGADPCAADDKGRTALHFASCNGNDQIVQLLLDHGADPNQQDGLGNTPLHLAACTNHVPVITTLLRGGARVDALDRAGRTPLHLAKSKLNILQEGHSQCLEAVRLEVKQIIHMLREYLERLGRHEQRERLDDLCTRLQMTSTKEQVDEVTDLLASFTSLSLQMQSMEKR; encoded by the exons ATGGCAGCCACCGGCGGAGGCGCGGACGACGAGTCGCGATCCGGCCGCTCGAGCTCCGACGGCGAGTGCGCGGTGGCGCCGGAGCCGCTGGCGGAAGCGGGAGGCCTGTTCTCCTTCGCGGACCTCGGCGCGGCGCTGGGCGGCGGTGCAGGCCTCCCGGGCCGGGCGGCCGGCAGGGCCCAGTCCCCGTTGCGCTACCTCCAGGTCCTATGGCAGCAGGACTCCGAGCCCCGGGACGAACTGCGCTGCAAGATCCCGGCGGGGCGGCTGAGGCGCGCTGCCAGACCTCACCGAAGGCTCGGGCCCACGGGCAAGGAGGTACACG CTCTGAAGAGGCTGAGAGACTCGGCCAATGCCAATGATGTAGAAACAG TGCAGCAGCTGCTAGAAGATGGTGCAGATCCCTGCGCAGCTGATGACAAAGGCCGGACGGCCCTCCATTTTGCCTCCTGCAATGGCAATGACCAGATTG TGCAGCTACTCCTGGACCATGGGGCTGATCCCAACCAACAGGATGGTCTGGGCAACACGCCATTGCACCTGG CGGCTTGCACCAACCATGTGCCTGTTATCACCACGCTGCTTCGAGGAG GGGCCCGGGTAGACGCCCTGGACAGAGCTGGCCGCACACCCCTACACCTGGCCAAGTCGAAGCTGAACATCCTACAGGAGGGCCATTCGCAGTGCCTGGAGGCCGTCCGGCTGGAGGTGAAGCAG atcATTCACATGCTTCGGGAGTACCTGGAGCGTCTGGGACGGCATGAACAGCGGGAACGGCTGGATGACCTCTGTACCCGCCTCCAGATGACAAGTACCAAAGAACAG GTGGATGAAGTGACGGACCTCTTGGCCAGCTTCACCTCCCTCAGTCTGCAGATGCAGAGCATGGAGAAGAGGTAG